A window of the Harmonia axyridis chromosome 5, icHarAxyr1.1, whole genome shotgun sequence genome harbors these coding sequences:
- the LOC123680568 gene encoding zinc finger protein 64-like isoform X1, whose protein sequence is MENETKEIIDDGFCFSFQVYDPDILKSQKIKIEDMIIGKHFMEGNLIESSEDSAVKIENNDDPKKRINGRNAPCFKMERKLQKVDLDKFTSNQDKHKKKIEQHECDLCEFTTNQKSYLERHMNIHMNLKQHKCHLCSYSSNHKHNVKTHIDAVHINLKQHKCDLCDFASNRKAYLKRHIESVHMNLKQHKCHLCSYSSNHKHNLDAHVSVVHLNLKQHQCNFCDFATYYERHLKTHIDCVHINSRQYKCHLCEFASNEKHYLKKHLNSVHLNLKPHKCNLCDFASNQKFPLKKHIESAHSNIEQK, encoded by the exons ATGGAAaatgaaactaaagaaattattgatgaTGG tttttgtttcagttttcAAGTTTACGACCCAGACATTTTAAAAAGTCAAAAAATCAAGATTGAAGATATGATTATTGGCAAACATTTTATGGAAGGAAATCTAATTGAAAGCTCAGAAGATTCAGcagtgaaaattgaaaataatgatgacCCAAAGAAACGAATTAATGGAAGAAATGCTCCTTGCTTCAAAATGGAAAGAAAATTGCAAAAAGTCGATCTTGATAAATTTACCTCCAATCAAGAtaagcacaaaaaaaaaattgagcaacATGAGTGTGATCTTTGTGAGTTCACTACAAATCAGAAATCATATCTCGAAAGACATatgaatattcatatgaatttaaaACAACATAAGTGTCATTTATGCAGTTATAGTTCAAATCATAAACATAATGTCAAGACTCATATAGATGCAGTTCATATAAATTTGAAACAACACAAATGTGACTTATGTGATTTTGCTTCAAATCGAAAAGCTTATCTCAAAAGACATATAGAATCTGTTCATATGAATTTAAAGCAGCATAAGTGTCATTTATGCAGTTATAGCTCAAATCACAAGCATAATCTTGATGCACATGTAAGTgttgttcatttgaatttgaaacaaCATCAATGTAATTTCTGTGATTTTGCTACATATTATGAACGACATCTCAAAACACATATAGATTGTGTTCATATAAATTCGAGGCAATATAAGTGTCATTTATGTGAGTTTGCTTCAAATGAGAAACATTATCTCAAAAAACATTtaaattctgttcatttgaatttaaaaCCCCACAAGTGTAATTTATGTGATTTTGCTTCAAATCAAAAATTTCCACTGAAAAAACATATTGAGTCAGCTCATTCAAATA
- the LOC123680568 gene encoding zinc finger protein 64-like isoform X2 — translation MENETKEIIDDGFQVYDPDILKSQKIKIEDMIIGKHFMEGNLIESSEDSAVKIENNDDPKKRINGRNAPCFKMERKLQKVDLDKFTSNQDKHKKKIEQHECDLCEFTTNQKSYLERHMNIHMNLKQHKCHLCSYSSNHKHNVKTHIDAVHINLKQHKCDLCDFASNRKAYLKRHIESVHMNLKQHKCHLCSYSSNHKHNLDAHVSVVHLNLKQHQCNFCDFATYYERHLKTHIDCVHINSRQYKCHLCEFASNEKHYLKKHLNSVHLNLKPHKCNLCDFASNQKFPLKKHIESAHSNIEQK, via the exons ATGGAAaatgaaactaaagaaattattgatgaTGG ttttcAAGTTTACGACCCAGACATTTTAAAAAGTCAAAAAATCAAGATTGAAGATATGATTATTGGCAAACATTTTATGGAAGGAAATCTAATTGAAAGCTCAGAAGATTCAGcagtgaaaattgaaaataatgatgacCCAAAGAAACGAATTAATGGAAGAAATGCTCCTTGCTTCAAAATGGAAAGAAAATTGCAAAAAGTCGATCTTGATAAATTTACCTCCAATCAAGAtaagcacaaaaaaaaaattgagcaacATGAGTGTGATCTTTGTGAGTTCACTACAAATCAGAAATCATATCTCGAAAGACATatgaatattcatatgaatttaaaACAACATAAGTGTCATTTATGCAGTTATAGTTCAAATCATAAACATAATGTCAAGACTCATATAGATGCAGTTCATATAAATTTGAAACAACACAAATGTGACTTATGTGATTTTGCTTCAAATCGAAAAGCTTATCTCAAAAGACATATAGAATCTGTTCATATGAATTTAAAGCAGCATAAGTGTCATTTATGCAGTTATAGCTCAAATCACAAGCATAATCTTGATGCACATGTAAGTgttgttcatttgaatttgaaacaaCATCAATGTAATTTCTGTGATTTTGCTACATATTATGAACGACATCTCAAAACACATATAGATTGTGTTCATATAAATTCGAGGCAATATAAGTGTCATTTATGTGAGTTTGCTTCAAATGAGAAACATTATCTCAAAAAACATTtaaattctgttcatttgaatttaaaaCCCCACAAGTGTAATTTATGTGATTTTGCTTCAAATCAAAAATTTCCACTGAAAAAACATATTGAGTCAGCTCATTCAAATA
- the LOC123680564 gene encoding elongation of very long chain fatty acids protein AAEL008004-like, which yields MASLVASAINQYHYVLDHKSDPRVNNWPMMSSPVPTFLICVFYVYFSRVLGPKLMENRKPFQLRNVLIVYNFLQTIFSAWIFYEYMMSGWWGAYSFRCQPVDYSNSPLAMRMANTCWWYYFSKFTEFLDTLFFVLRKKYSQVSTLHVIHHGCMPFSVWMGLKFAPGGHSTFFALLNTFVHIIMYFYYMVSAMGPQYQKYIWWKKYLTTLQIVQFIAIFAHQFQLLFTECNYPKSFMIWIALHGVLFMFLFSDFYKIKYTNSKDKKTTVNSGLCMPVLEEKENVLTHKKTDSNGTLNNTYIKSDLLDSYQACYSNGSTKGFVSQTNGLQDATKKDA from the exons atCCAAGGGTGAACAATTGGCCAATGATGAGCAGCCCCGTTCCTACCTTCCTCATATGTGTATTCTACGTATATTTCTCCAGAGTTTTGGGACCGAAACTAATGGAGAATAGAAAGCCTTTTCAGCTGAGAAATGTTTTAATTGTGTATAATTTTCTTCAGACTATTTTCAGTGCGTGGATATTTTATGAG tacATGATGAGCGGGTGGTGGGGAGCTTACAGCTTCAGGTGTCAACCAGTCGATTACTCAAATAGTCCTCTAGCCATGAGA ATGGCGAACACTTGCTGGTGGTACTATTTCTCCAAATTCACAGAATTCCTCGACACACTTTTCTTCGTCTTGAGGAAGAAATACAGTCAGGTATCGACACTCCATGTTATCCACCACGGATGCATGCCGTTCTCGGTGTGGATGGGACTCAAATTTGCACCag GCGGTCACAGCACATTTTTCGCTCTCTTGAACACTTTTGTACACATAATTATGTACTTCTACTATATGGTTTCTGCAATGGGACCTCAGTACCAAAAGTACATCTGGTGGAAGAAATACCTGACTACTCTTCAAATA GTACAATTCATTGCAATCTTTGCCCATCAATTCCAACTTTTATTCACTGAATGCAACTACCCAAAATCATTTATGATATGGATTGCCCTCCATGGAGTGTTGTTCATGTTCCTCTTCTCAGACTTCTACAAAATTAAATATACCAACTCCAAAGACAAGAAAACCACTGTCAACTCAGGATTATGTATG CCAGTTTTGGAAGAAAAGGAAAACGTCCTTACTCATAAGAAAACAGATAGTAATGGAACCCTCAATAACACATATATCAAAAGTGATCTATTAGATTCCTACCAAGCTTGTTATTCAAATGGCAGCACCAAAGGTTTCGTTTCTCAGACGAATGGATTGCAAGATGCAACGAAAAAGGATGCTTAA